The following coding sequences lie in one Lolium perenne isolate Kyuss_39 chromosome 2, Kyuss_2.0, whole genome shotgun sequence genomic window:
- the LOC127336987 gene encoding uncharacterized protein produces MQQGRGPTCGVHPAPIGSRPACDVEMWTGFPASRQPFDYPLNGPQHSSMQNPSLVLVGRLEFTSVPSTRHWPRQSRAHHLPLLPVLPGSLSTILFLCSLPFLCHGVGLVLCLSRTLIYPPNLQICRLLVPASPKQAFQMDSELLAGDLPELQAAVPIDERLPHGMIDFMMGGPKRDEAAPTDAGDEDGDDDDGDEDGDFAEGEEDISEGEEYDNLKASDTKKKQVGEGEENGEEDDEEPEEQEGGGGDDDDDDDDDDNEDDDDEEDAGEDDEDGVEEEDDDDQDDEEEDDDEDSLQPPKKRKK; encoded by the exons ATGCAGCAAGGAAGAGGCCCGACTTGCGGGGTCCACCCCGCTCCCATCGGATCAAGGCCGGCATGCGACGTGGAGATGTGGACTGGGTTCCCTGCCTCACGCCAGCCGTTTGATTATCCTCTCAACGGACCCCAGCATTCCAGTATGCAAAATCCCTCTTTGGTCCTCGTGGGTAGGCTGGAATTTACGAGTGTGCCCTCCACCCGTCACTGGCCACGCCAATCCCGCGCCCACCACCTGCCCCTCCTGCCCGTGCTGCCCGGCTCTCTCTCCACCATCCTCTTTCTCTGCTCTCTCCCGTTCCTCTGCCATGGAGTCGGCCTAGTTCTCTGCCTGTCGAGAACGCTCATATATCCTCCAAACCTCCAGATCTGTCGCCTGTTAGTGCCTGCTTCCCCAAAACAAG CCTTCCAAATGGACTCGGAgctgctcgccggcgacctcccgGAGCTGCAAGCCGCCGTCCCCATCGACGAG CGTCTTCCCCATGGTATGATAGACTTCATGATGGGTGGACCAAAGAGAGATGAAGCTGCTCCCACTGATGCCGGTGATGAAGATGGGGATGATGATGATGGGGATGAGGATGGCGACTTTGCAGAGGGTGAAGAGGATATCTCGGAAGGAGAGGAGTATGACAATCTGAAGGCAAGTGATACCAAGAAGAAACAAGTAGGTGAAGGTGAGGAGAATGGCGAGGAGGATGATGAAGAGCCTGAAGAGCAGGAGGGTGGAGGaggcgacgatgatgatgacgacgacgacgatgacaacgaggatgatgacgatgaagaagatgCTGGTGAGGACGATGAAGATGGAGTAGAAGAGGAAGATGATGACGACcaggatgatgaggaggaagatgacgacgaagactcGCTCCAGCCCCcgaaaaagaggaagaagtga
- the LOC127336986 gene encoding uncharacterized protein: MAPKKRKADPAQSAALAAAASDPAATNHQQDLPSPDLKPRGTIYFPIADDPPEPAAEAADDDDGADGDDKEDVAKMLEPLSREQLVDLLRAAAEASPATMAAVRLAAEADPASRKLFVHGLGWGAGAEDLRSAFSRFGDLEDCRVICDKQSGKSKGYGFVLFRSRGAAKRALRRPQLQIGGRLAFCHLAASGPAPPSAQAQNPSSNSNANTSSGTTNAAPASSSSSQADNMQRKIFVGNVHADVDVDRLYEYFSQFGEIEEGPLGFDKSTGRPKGFALFVYKHVDSARRALEDPNKSFDGKVLNVQKAIDGRSKTPGSNSNANPSATAASAQMTAPAIATINPYDPASVYGATSVHDMGFAQQAAMLGLGAQQQAFAQPNTAMLAMMAAAMQNPAMLAALNPAFAAMGAGGQHTGIPGFGAQGFGTQGFGAAGVNFPTAAGLQGAASYQGGPPGFQGTPGFPTSAGFQVGQAATQAAGTTAAAAGAAGYQAGAAGQGQVPSSQTGFQGGY; the protein is encoded by the coding sequence ATGGCGCCCAAGAAGCGAAAGGCGGATCCGGCCCAgtccgccgccctcgccgccgccgcctccgaccCCGCCGCCACCAACCACCAGCAGGACCTCCCGTCCCCCGACCTCAAGCCCCGCGGCACCATCTACTTCCCCATCGCCGACGACCCCCCGGAGCCCGCCGCCGAggccgccgacgacgacgacggcgccgaCGGGGACGACAAGGAGGACGTCGCCAAGATGCTCGAGCCGCTCTCCCGGGAGCAGCTCGTCGACCTGCTCCGCGCGGCCGCCGAGGCCAGCCCCGCCACCATGGCCGCCGTGCGCCTCGCGGCCGAGGCCGACCCCGCCAGCCGGAAGCTCTTCGTGCACGGCCTCGGCTGGGGCGCCGGCGCCGAGGACCTCCGCTCCGCCTTCTCCCGCTTCGGGGACCTCGAGGACTGCCGCGTCATCTGCGACAAGCAGTCGGGCAAATCCAAGGGCTACGGCTTCGTCCTCTTCCGCTCCCGCGGCGCCGCCAAGCGCGCCCTCCGCCGCCCCCAGCTCCAAATCGGCGGCCGCCTCGCCTTCTGCCACCTCGCCGCCTCCGGCCCTGCTCCCCCGTCCGCGCAGGCCCAGAACCCTAGCTCCAATTCCAACGCCAACACCAGCTCCGGTACCACCAACGCCGCccccgcttcctcctcctcctcacagGCCGACAACATGCAGCGCAAGATCTTTGTTGGCAACGTGCACGCCGATGTCGATGTCGACCGCCTCTACGAGTACTTCTCCCAGTTCGGTGAGATCGAGGAGGGGCCATTGGGTTTTGACAAGAGCACTGGCAGGCCCAAGGGGTTCGCGCTCTTCGTCTACAAGCATGTGGACAGTGCCCGGCGTGCCCTGGAGGACCCGAACAAGAGTTTCGATGGCAAGGTGCTCAATGTGCAGAAGGCAATAGATGGGAGGTCAAAGACGCCTGGGTCCAACTCAAATGCTAATCCTAGCGCCACCGCCGCTTCTGCGCAAATGACCGCGCCTGCAATTGCCACCATCAATCCATATGATCCTGCATCGGTGTACGGTGCTACTTCTGTTCATGACATGGGCTTCGCGCAGCAAGCTGCCATGCTGGGGCTTGGTGCGCAGCAGCAAGCATTTGCGCAGCCCAATACTGCAATGCTTGCCATGATGGCAGCCGCGATGCAGAACCCAGCCATGCTTGCGGCGCTGAATCCGGCGTTTGCTGCTATGGGTGCTGGGGGGCAGCACACTGGCATTCCTGGTTTTGGAGCTCAAGGTTTTGGGACACAGGGGTTCGGAGCTGCTggcgtcaatttcccaactgcagCAGGTCTCCAGGGAGCTGCATCATATCAGGGAGGCCCTCCTGGTTTCCAGGGGACGCCTGGGTTCCCAACTTCTGCTGGGTTTCAGGTTGGCCAAGCCGCTACCCAAGCGGCGGGTACTACTGCAGCCGCTGCTGGTGCTGCTGGTTATCAGGCTGGGGCTGCTGGGCAGGGCCAAGTGCCCAGTTCGCAGACTGGCTTTCAGGGTGGCTATTGA
- the LOC127336985 gene encoding transcription factor TGAL6 isoform X1: protein MELYPGYLEDHFNIHKLSSVTGGVSPPEYMTTASTQYAPAPLRMGMYDRHHQQQPPPPPAPPQQHQQQPVVGMWSTDPFKVDSGGQATSGSTIMEGDTKFDHTGLEDVPHMDELEEAGDADQEASKPRDKAQRRLAQNREAARKSRLRKKAYIQQLETSRIKLAQLEQELQRARQQQGVYGGPNPGGLQGGPNLGGFAGAPMDPGVAAFELQYGHWVDEQERHTTELRGALQAQATSELELRMLVETGLANYDHLFRIKSAAACADVFCVMSGLWRSPAERFFLWIGGFRPSEVLNILSPQLEPLSDQQVVAVYSLRQSSAQAEDALSQGMEKLQQTLSESLLATADPFAIPDAYNMGTSSAVVKLKGLVGFMQQADHLRQETLQNMHKILTTRQAARGLLALGDYFQRLRALSSLWAARPRESAIS, encoded by the exons ATGGAGCTCTACCCTGGATATCTCGaagaccatttcaacatccacaaGCTCAG CAGCGTCACCGGCGGCGTCTCCCCGCCGGAGTACATGACCACGGCGTCCACGCAGTACGCGCCGGCGCCCCTCAGGATGGGCATGTACGACCGCCACCACCAGCAGCAGCCTCCCCCGCCACCGGCACCGCCGCAGCAACATCAGCAGCAGCCGGTGGTCGGCATGTGGAGCACCGACCCTTTCAAGGTCGACAGCGGCGGCCAGGCCACCAGCGGCTCCACCATCATGGAGGGGGACACCAAGTTCGACCACACGGGG CTGGAAGATGTTCCACACATGGACGAGCTGGAGGAAGCAGGGGACGCCGATCAGGAAGCCAGCAAGCCGCGAGACAAG GCCCAGAGAAGACTTGCACAGAACAGAGAGGCTGCCCGGAAAAGCCGACTCCGGAAAAAG GCTTACATCCAGCAGCTAGAGACGAGCCGGATAAAGCTGGCCCAGCTTGAGCAAGAGCTTCAACGTGCCAGACAGCAG CAAGGCGTATACGGCGGTCCGAACCCGGGCGGCCTGCAGGGCGGTCCGAACCTCGGAGGGTTCGCGGGGGCGCCCATGGACCCCGGCGTGGCGGCGTTCGAGCTCCAGTACGGGCACTGGGTGGACGAGCAGGAGCGGCACACCACCGAGCTGCGTGGCGCGCTCCAGGCGCAGGCGACGTCGGAGCTGGAGCTGCGGATGCTGGTGGAGACCGGGCTCGCCAACTACGACCACCTCTTCCGGATCAAGagcgccgccgcctgcgccgaCGTCTTCTGCGTCATGTCCGGCCTCTGGCGCTCCCCCGCCGAGCGCTTCTTCCTCTGGATCGGCGGATTCCGGCCCTCCGAAGTCCTCAAC ATTCTGAGCCCGCAGCTGGAGCCGCTGTCGGACCAGCAGGTGGTGGCGGTGTACAGCCTGCGGCAGTCGTCGGCGCAGGCGGAGGACGCGCTGTCGCAGGGCATGGAGAAGCTGCAGCAGACGCTGTCTGAGTCCCTGCTGGCCACCGCCGACCCCTTCGCCATCCCCGACGCCTACAACATGGGGACCAGCAGCGCGGTGGTGAAGCTCAAGGGCCTCGTCGGCTTCATGCAGCAG GCAGACCATCTTCGGCAGGAGACGCTGCAGAACATGCACAAGATCCTCACGACGCGGCAGGCGGCGAGGGGCCTCCTCGCGCTGGGAGACTACTTCCAGCGCCTCCGCGCGCTCAGCTCGCTCTGGGCGGCGCGCCCGCGCGAGTCGGCCATAAGCTAA
- the LOC127336985 gene encoding transcription factor TGAL6 isoform X2: MELYPGYLEDHFNIHKLSVTGGVSPPEYMTTASTQYAPAPLRMGMYDRHHQQQPPPPPAPPQQHQQQPVVGMWSTDPFKVDSGGQATSGSTIMEGDTKFDHTGLEDVPHMDELEEAGDADQEASKPRDKAQRRLAQNREAARKSRLRKKAYIQQLETSRIKLAQLEQELQRARQQQGVYGGPNPGGLQGGPNLGGFAGAPMDPGVAAFELQYGHWVDEQERHTTELRGALQAQATSELELRMLVETGLANYDHLFRIKSAAACADVFCVMSGLWRSPAERFFLWIGGFRPSEVLNILSPQLEPLSDQQVVAVYSLRQSSAQAEDALSQGMEKLQQTLSESLLATADPFAIPDAYNMGTSSAVVKLKGLVGFMQQADHLRQETLQNMHKILTTRQAARGLLALGDYFQRLRALSSLWAARPRESAIS, translated from the exons ATGGAGCTCTACCCTGGATATCTCGaagaccatttcaacatccacaaGCTCAG CGTCACCGGCGGCGTCTCCCCGCCGGAGTACATGACCACGGCGTCCACGCAGTACGCGCCGGCGCCCCTCAGGATGGGCATGTACGACCGCCACCACCAGCAGCAGCCTCCCCCGCCACCGGCACCGCCGCAGCAACATCAGCAGCAGCCGGTGGTCGGCATGTGGAGCACCGACCCTTTCAAGGTCGACAGCGGCGGCCAGGCCACCAGCGGCTCCACCATCATGGAGGGGGACACCAAGTTCGACCACACGGGG CTGGAAGATGTTCCACACATGGACGAGCTGGAGGAAGCAGGGGACGCCGATCAGGAAGCCAGCAAGCCGCGAGACAAG GCCCAGAGAAGACTTGCACAGAACAGAGAGGCTGCCCGGAAAAGCCGACTCCGGAAAAAG GCTTACATCCAGCAGCTAGAGACGAGCCGGATAAAGCTGGCCCAGCTTGAGCAAGAGCTTCAACGTGCCAGACAGCAG CAAGGCGTATACGGCGGTCCGAACCCGGGCGGCCTGCAGGGCGGTCCGAACCTCGGAGGGTTCGCGGGGGCGCCCATGGACCCCGGCGTGGCGGCGTTCGAGCTCCAGTACGGGCACTGGGTGGACGAGCAGGAGCGGCACACCACCGAGCTGCGTGGCGCGCTCCAGGCGCAGGCGACGTCGGAGCTGGAGCTGCGGATGCTGGTGGAGACCGGGCTCGCCAACTACGACCACCTCTTCCGGATCAAGagcgccgccgcctgcgccgaCGTCTTCTGCGTCATGTCCGGCCTCTGGCGCTCCCCCGCCGAGCGCTTCTTCCTCTGGATCGGCGGATTCCGGCCCTCCGAAGTCCTCAAC ATTCTGAGCCCGCAGCTGGAGCCGCTGTCGGACCAGCAGGTGGTGGCGGTGTACAGCCTGCGGCAGTCGTCGGCGCAGGCGGAGGACGCGCTGTCGCAGGGCATGGAGAAGCTGCAGCAGACGCTGTCTGAGTCCCTGCTGGCCACCGCCGACCCCTTCGCCATCCCCGACGCCTACAACATGGGGACCAGCAGCGCGGTGGTGAAGCTCAAGGGCCTCGTCGGCTTCATGCAGCAG GCAGACCATCTTCGGCAGGAGACGCTGCAGAACATGCACAAGATCCTCACGACGCGGCAGGCGGCGAGGGGCCTCCTCGCGCTGGGAGACTACTTCCAGCGCCTCCGCGCGCTCAGCTCGCTCTGGGCGGCGCGCCCGCGCGAGTCGGCCATAAGCTAA